Proteins encoded within one genomic window of Cytophagales bacterium:
- a CDS encoding glycan-binding surface protein: MNSKKYLGSLLLVMLSLMVFIACEESDGISLEDPNGTPSVLYVRVANPEQSDSLLVRADLGSEIVLIGENLGATREVWFNDRQAVLNPTWVSNQSIFVQVPSIAPNTVNNVITLVDANSDTITHPFEVSISAPEILTAVNEWPRAGENLVITGNFFFEPATITYSGGVTGELVSISQQRIEFTVPEGATEGPVTLTTNFGEVESGFHLWDSRNVILNFDDLNPNGWRIGTPEAAGGEIDGNYNVFRSDLAANVRDEGPGAPATSSMLFHYWGGGDASRIGNFYPDYAGASRDHVLKFEARVDQWFGGHLNICLAPPEHIDSNQEIWSNDINARAIWAPWSEENTEFSTDGEWITVVIPFSDFHYRIDGDDSGITYTGGQDFVESAAGSISMWLIGSPENSGNPVEFHIDNIRVVEP, encoded by the coding sequence ATGAATAGTAAGAAATATTTAGGTTCATTATTGCTGGTGATGCTGTCGCTGATGGTTTTTATCGCCTGCGAAGAGTCCGATGGCATTAGCCTCGAAGATCCCAATGGTACTCCCTCTGTCTTGTATGTAAGGGTGGCTAATCCTGAACAATCAGATTCCCTTTTAGTGAGGGCTGACCTGGGAAGTGAAATTGTACTGATTGGTGAAAACCTTGGTGCAACCCGAGAAGTATGGTTCAACGATCGTCAGGCGGTTTTGAATCCTACCTGGGTGTCCAATCAATCGATCTTTGTGCAGGTGCCTAGCATCGCGCCAAATACGGTTAACAATGTCATTACATTGGTCGATGCCAACAGTGATACCATTACACATCCGTTTGAGGTTTCGATCAGTGCGCCAGAGATTTTAACGGCAGTCAATGAATGGCCACGGGCCGGAGAGAACCTGGTGATCACAGGAAATTTCTTTTTTGAGCCTGCGACCATCACTTATTCTGGTGGAGTCACGGGAGAATTAGTCTCCATTTCCCAGCAAAGGATAGAGTTCACGGTTCCCGAAGGTGCGACCGAAGGACCGGTTACCTTAACCACCAATTTTGGTGAAGTTGAGTCTGGTTTCCACTTGTGGGATTCCAGAAATGTCATCCTGAACTTTGATGACCTCAATCCCAATGGTTGGAGAATCGGAACCCCAGAAGCAGCGGGGGGTGAAATTGATGGAAACTACAATGTGTTCCGTTCAGACCTTGCTGCCAATGTCAGAGATGAAGGACCCGGTGCTCCGGCAACTTCTTCGATGCTATTCCACTACTGGGGTGGAGGCGATGCTTCCAGAATAGGAAATTTCTACCCGGACTATGCTGGTGCTTCCCGAGATCATGTGCTCAAGTTTGAAGCCCGAGTAGACCAGTGGTTTGGAGGACATCTCAATATCTGCCTGGCTCCACCAGAGCACATCGATAGCAACCAGGAGATCTGGAGCAACGACATCAACGCAAGAGCGATTTGGGCACCATGGTCTGAGGAAAATACGGAATTCAGTACCGATGGTGAGTGGATCACGGTGGTGATTCCTTTTTCAGATTTCCATTATCGCATTGATGGCGATGACTCAGGTATTACCTACACCGGAGGACAGGATTTTGTGGAATCTGCCGCGGGATCTATCAGCATGTGGCTCATCGGTTCTCCTGAGAATTCGGGCAATCCTGTGGAATTCCATATTGACAACATTCGAGTAGTAGAACCATAA
- a CDS encoding PSD1 and planctomycete cytochrome C domain-containing protein → MVFTRSVISKGLFFLITCAFTGAFIYACRTNQSIESISIDEDAIPVIVDFNFHVKPILSDRCFKCHGPDPNTREGGLALHTAEFAFGALGKDHDRFALKPGQPDSSTLIQRIFTENPDDIMPPPESNLTLTAREKEILKKWVAQGAEWKKHWAFTKPVDPLVPEADQTDWGNNEIDRFTAEKMIERGFKPSKRESPEKLLRRVTFDLTGLPPTQEELSSFLADESEDAFEKRVDALLASSAYGERMAVDWMDVSRYADSHGYQDDFERIAWPWRDWVIHAFNKNLPYDEFVSWQLAGDLMPNPTMEMIVATSFNRNHKITAEGGVIPEEYRTEYVADRSQTVGTAFLGLTMECSRCHDHKYDPITQKDYFSLFAFFNNIPEVGLINMNQLAAEPKIEISQKDIDEVLTFINNRTEASSIPLMVMKEMDQPRKTHILNRGVYDQPTDEVLPDTPPAILGYKDEFQRDRLGLAKWLFDEDNPLTARVAVNRLWLQVFGKGIVSTANDFGNQGALPTHPALLDYLALKYQREGWNTKAMLKYIVMSETYQQSNKVTEELQQRDPENLYLARAPRLRLTAEMIRDQALAVSGLLNNEIGGPSVKPYQPEGLWKETTGGGGGSLASYQLDTGNQIYRRGLYTFWKRTMPPPSMMTFDAASRDMCIVQRQQTSTPLQALVLLNDPQVIEASRALAQQSLDMGLNKTDQIIEHMFRKVTSRSPSVEEIGLLEAYFKEEQSRYSEDEELVKDFLEIGRYKVPELSADLAAYALVANAIFNLDESVIRG, encoded by the coding sequence ATGGTTTTTACACGATCAGTCATTTCAAAAGGCCTCTTCTTTTTGATTACCTGTGCGTTCACAGGTGCATTCATCTATGCCTGCAGGACCAATCAGTCCATTGAAAGCATCAGCATTGATGAGGATGCCATTCCGGTGATCGTCGATTTCAATTTTCACGTAAAGCCCATTCTTTCTGATCGATGTTTCAAGTGTCACGGACCCGATCCCAATACCAGAGAAGGTGGCCTTGCGTTGCATACGGCTGAGTTCGCCTTTGGAGCCTTAGGAAAAGATCACGATCGATTTGCATTAAAACCGGGACAGCCTGATAGCAGCACATTGATTCAGCGGATTTTCACGGAGAATCCGGATGACATCATGCCACCACCGGAATCGAATTTAACATTGACCGCTCGGGAAAAAGAAATCCTGAAAAAGTGGGTAGCCCAGGGCGCGGAATGGAAAAAACACTGGGCATTTACCAAGCCAGTAGATCCGTTAGTACCTGAAGCAGATCAAACCGATTGGGGAAATAATGAAATTGATCGCTTCACTGCAGAGAAGATGATCGAAAGAGGCTTCAAGCCTTCGAAAAGAGAATCCCCCGAAAAATTGCTACGTCGGGTGACTTTCGATTTGACGGGTTTACCACCCACACAGGAAGAGCTGTCCTCCTTTCTGGCTGATGAATCTGAGGATGCTTTTGAAAAAAGAGTAGATGCGTTATTGGCGTCCAGCGCTTATGGCGAACGAATGGCTGTAGATTGGATGGATGTGTCGAGATATGCGGATTCGCATGGTTATCAAGATGATTTCGAACGCATCGCCTGGCCCTGGCGGGATTGGGTGATCCATGCATTCAATAAAAACCTGCCTTACGATGAGTTTGTATCCTGGCAATTGGCCGGGGACCTGATGCCAAATCCGACAATGGAAATGATCGTCGCCACATCCTTTAACAGAAACCATAAGATCACTGCAGAAGGAGGAGTAATCCCCGAAGAATACCGAACAGAATATGTGGCGGATAGGAGTCAAACAGTAGGGACTGCATTCCTCGGACTGACCATGGAATGTTCGAGGTGCCATGACCACAAGTACGACCCCATTACCCAGAAAGACTATTTCTCTTTGTTTGCCTTCTTCAATAACATTCCTGAAGTCGGATTGATCAATATGAATCAATTAGCAGCTGAACCGAAAATTGAAATCTCGCAAAAAGACATTGATGAAGTATTGACCTTTATTAACAATCGAACTGAGGCTTCTTCCATACCCCTCATGGTCATGAAAGAAATGGATCAGCCACGTAAGACGCACATTCTGAATCGGGGCGTATATGATCAGCCGACGGATGAGGTGCTGCCAGATACACCCCCGGCTATTTTGGGATACAAAGATGAATTTCAAAGAGATCGATTAGGACTGGCCAAATGGTTATTTGATGAAGATAATCCGCTTACGGCTCGTGTAGCGGTCAATCGGCTATGGCTGCAGGTTTTTGGAAAAGGGATCGTGTCCACCGCCAATGATTTCGGAAACCAGGGTGCTTTGCCTACACATCCGGCCTTGTTGGATTACCTGGCATTGAAGTATCAACGAGAAGGATGGAATACCAAAGCCATGCTCAAATACATAGTGATGTCTGAAACTTATCAGCAATCCAATAAGGTCACAGAAGAATTGCAGCAACGCGATCCGGAGAATCTTTACCTCGCTCGAGCACCAAGGTTACGACTGACCGCAGAAATGATCCGGGATCAGGCGTTGGCAGTCAGCGGACTTTTAAACAATGAAATTGGCGGTCCCAGCGTGAAACCTTATCAGCCAGAGGGCCTGTGGAAAGAAACGACTGGAGGTGGAGGCGGTAGTTTGGCCAGTTATCAGTTAGATACGGGTAATCAGATTTATAGAAGGGGTCTTTACACTTTTTGGAAAAGAACGATGCCTCCGCCGAGCATGATGACCTTTGATGCGGCTAGCAGAGACATGTGCATCGTGCAGCGCCAGCAAACTTCGACTCCTCTTCAGGCATTGGTACTCTTGAATGATCCGCAGGTGATCGAAGCTAGCCGAGCTTTGGCGCAGCAATCACTTGATATGGGCTTGAATAAGACGGATCAAATCATTGAACATATGTTCAGGAAAGTGACTTCCCGGTCACCGTCGGTCGAAGAGATCGGGTTGCTGGAAGCCTATTTTAAAGAAGAGCAATCACGGTATTCGGAGGACGAAGAACTGGTCAAAGACTTTTTGGAAATTGGAAGATATAAGGTGCCTGAATTAAGTGCCGACCTGGCCGCATATGCGCTAGTAGCCAATGCGATTTTTAACCTGGATGAATCCGTAATCAGAGGATAA
- a CDS encoding endo-1,4-beta-xylanase, whose product MKNIIVQLCTFITGCGILLLVSCGGDNTEEPKLQAPTLTGATDITSNSFSVDWDFVEGAEAYQVDLAIDASFSDFVAPYQESRQSFSEIRIADLEASTTYYFRVRSVFRDSFSQYSNTLEVTTLSENDSQPGTSLKNSAEFAVGMAVQVARLNGQHETILQDEFDQITSEYEMKMNIMYPSEGNYDFSRADATVDWAIANGLEVHGHALIWHNATPSWVENYSGTDAEFEALIEDYIKTTVTRYQGKVKSWDVVNEAFEDNIGTLRNSVFRQKMGDNYLEKCYQWAREADPDVLLFYNDYSMVIDPVKHRATINLVTDFIERGIPIDGVGYQMHISHDFPNKAAIESAAKEVTDLGLLLHFSELDVRANPNNDLQALSTQRAISQQTKVREVVEVYNAIPEASKFGITIWGMKDDETWLTDFWGHPDWPLLYNADFSPKRAHTGFLEGLQ is encoded by the coding sequence ATGAAGAACATTATTGTTCAACTATGTACGTTTATCACAGGATGTGGAATCCTGTTGCTCGTTTCCTGTGGCGGAGACAACACTGAGGAGCCTAAATTACAAGCACCTACCTTAACTGGTGCCACAGACATTACTTCCAATTCTTTTTCAGTAGATTGGGATTTTGTAGAAGGAGCAGAAGCCTATCAGGTTGACCTGGCAATAGATGCGTCCTTTTCTGATTTTGTTGCGCCGTATCAGGAGTCAAGGCAAAGCTTTTCGGAAATTCGGATTGCCGACCTGGAGGCATCAACCACTTATTACTTCAGGGTACGATCTGTCTTTCGAGATTCTTTTTCTCAGTACTCCAATACCCTGGAAGTAACCACCTTATCAGAGAACGATTCACAACCGGGAACTTCACTTAAAAATTCAGCGGAATTTGCAGTAGGAATGGCAGTCCAGGTAGCCCGTCTCAATGGACAACATGAAACGATTTTGCAGGACGAGTTCGATCAAATCACCAGTGAGTATGAAATGAAGATGAACATCATGTATCCTTCAGAAGGGAACTATGATTTCAGTCGGGCAGATGCCACCGTAGATTGGGCAATTGCCAATGGATTAGAAGTACATGGACATGCGTTGATCTGGCACAATGCCACACCAAGTTGGGTCGAAAATTACAGTGGAACAGATGCCGAATTTGAAGCGCTGATTGAAGATTATATCAAAACAACGGTGACCCGATACCAGGGCAAAGTGAAATCCTGGGATGTAGTCAATGAGGCATTTGAAGACAACATTGGAACATTGAGAAATTCCGTTTTCCGACAGAAAATGGGTGACAACTACCTTGAAAAATGCTACCAATGGGCAAGAGAAGCGGACCCGGATGTGTTGTTATTCTACAATGATTACAGCATGGTCATCGACCCGGTAAAGCATAGAGCTACCATCAATTTGGTAACAGATTTTATAGAACGTGGAATCCCTATCGATGGTGTAGGTTATCAGATGCATATTTCTCATGACTTTCCCAATAAAGCGGCCATTGAATCAGCGGCCAAAGAAGTGACAGATCTAGGATTGTTGTTGCACTTTTCAGAATTGGATGTTCGAGCCAATCCTAACAATGACTTACAGGCACTCAGTACGCAACGTGCAATTTCACAACAAACTAAGGTCCGGGAGGTAGTAGAAGTATATAATGCGATACCTGAAGCAAGTAAATTTGGCATTACCATTTGGGGTATGAAGGATGACGAAACCTGGCTCACGGATTTCTGGGGACATCCCGACTGGCCACTGCTCTACAATGCTGATTTTTCACCCAAGCGTGCACATACTGGGTTTTTGGAAGGGTTGCAATAG